One Callithrix jacchus isolate 240 chromosome Y, calJac240_pri, whole genome shotgun sequence genomic region harbors:
- the LOC118150914 gene encoding eukaryotic translation initiation factor 1A, Y-chromosomal-like — translation MPKNKGKGGKTRRRGKNEKESEKRELVFKEDGQEYAQVIKMLGNGRLEALCFDGVKRLCHIRGKLRKKVWINTSDIILVGLRDYQDSKADVIFKYNADEARSLKAYGELPEHAEISETDTFGPGDDDEIQFVDAEDDDEDIENI, via the exons ATGCCCAAGAATAAAG gtAAAGGAGGTAAAACCAGGCGCAGGGGTAAGAATGAGAAGGAATCTGAAAAAAGAGAGTTGGTGTTTAAAGAGGATGGACAAG AGTATGCTCAGGTAATTAAAATGCTGGGGAATGGACGATTGGAAGCATTGTGTTTTGATGGTGTAAAGAGGTTATGCCATATCCgaggaaaattgagaaaaaag GTTTGGATAAATACTTCAGACATTATATTGGTTGGTCTACGAGACTATCAG gATAGCAAAGCTGATGTAATTTTCAAGTACAATGCAGATGAAGCTAGAAGTCTGAAGGCATATGGCGAGCTTCCAGAACATG ctGAAATCAGTGAAACAGACACATTTGGTCCTGGAGATGATGATGAAATCCAGTTTGTTGATgctgaagatgatgatgaagacaTTGAAAAT ATCTAA